The following are from one region of the Rosistilla carotiformis genome:
- a CDS encoding nucleoporin: MNRRIRRQLSVMIVTTLTVIMAVPPHAVAGCFAPSASNCCCPCPASCAPVYCAPSCSTAPVVSRSASCAPAVVSSPACGISTAAPVVSSSLPAYPADNCPICKTGSYSGDSTAEPQTVLTLPPAAAEETTPPPAPEVIGDSTETPDAKDDQVIQPATATEPMPTEPKPAPTPVNPEPMPTETPNPFSERNATPEPAEPKAAPAEPKAAAEPKAAPAEPKAAAEPKAAPAEPKAAAEPKAAPAEPKAAAEPKPAPAEPKAAPAEPKPAPAEPTPAPAEPKAAPAEPKPADDDPFGAPAEPMKEAPADDPFGAAPAEPKPAADPKPAADDPFGAAPAEPTPAADPKPAADDPFGEVPAEPKPAADDPFGAAPAEPMKDAPADDLFDAPAEPKPAADDPFGAPAEPKPAADDPFGAPAEPMKDAPADDLFDAPADPKPAADDPFGAPAEPMTETPADDLFGEPKAAEEPKPAADDPFGAAPAEPMKETPADDPFGAPAEPKPAADDPFGAAPAEPMKDAPADDLFGVPGEPTPADPSDLFGEPAKPADAAPADDLFGEPAKEAPMETDDLFGAPPAATDSAPADDLFGTPPAATEPAPADDLFGTPPADDAAPATEPEPAGGLDDLFGDPKPADDNKEAADDPFGDLSMRVWKDNTSTFETEGRLILIGTDFVKLLKSNGRTCTVPTRRLSPLDADYVGQIAKSINGPVIQLVSN; encoded by the coding sequence ATGAATCGACGAATTCGCCGTCAGCTGAGCGTGATGATCGTCACGACGCTGACCGTCATCATGGCTGTGCCGCCTCATGCCGTTGCCGGTTGCTTTGCACCCTCGGCATCGAACTGCTGCTGCCCATGCCCCGCGTCCTGCGCTCCCGTTTACTGTGCGCCCAGCTGCAGCACCGCGCCGGTCGTCTCCCGGTCGGCCTCCTGTGCCCCCGCGGTCGTCTCGTCGCCGGCTTGTGGAATCAGTACCGCCGCACCAGTCGTCTCGTCCAGCCTCCCCGCGTACCCAGCCGATAACTGCCCGATCTGCAAGACCGGATCGTACAGCGGTGATTCGACCGCGGAACCTCAAACGGTTCTCACCTTGCCGCCAGCGGCCGCAGAAGAAACCACTCCACCGCCAGCCCCCGAAGTCATTGGCGACTCCACCGAGACTCCCGATGCCAAAGACGACCAGGTGATCCAACCTGCGACGGCGACCGAACCGATGCCGACCGAACCCAAACCTGCGCCGACGCCGGTCAATCCCGAACCGATGCCGACCGAAACGCCGAATCCTTTCAGCGAACGCAATGCCACGCCAGAGCCAGCCGAACCCAAAGCAGCTCCCGCGGAACCCAAGGCGGCTGCAGAGCCCAAAGCGGCTCCTGCCGAACCCAAGGCGGCTGCAGAGCCCAAAGCGGCTCCTGCCGAACCCAAGGCGGCTGCAGAGCCAAAAGCAGCTCCTGCTGAACCCAAGGCGGCCGCTGAGCCCAAACCAGCTCCTGCCGAACCCAAGGCGGCACCCGCTGAGCCCAAACCAGCTCCCGCCGAACCAACGCCTGCACCGGCAGAGCCCAAGGCAGCGCCAGCGGAACCAAAGCCCGCTGACGACGATCCCTTTGGAGCGCCTGCCGAACCAATGAAAGAAGCGCCTGCAGACGATCCCTTCGGTGCCGCTCCGGCCGAACCGAAGCCTGCCGCCGATCCAAAACCTGCTGCGGACGATCCCTTCGGGGCGGCACCTGCCGAACCGACCCCCGCCGCGGATCCCAAACCAGCAGCCGACGATCCGTTTGGCGAAGTTCCAGCCGAACCGAAGCCTGCTGCAGACGATCCTTTTGGCGCGGCACCCGCCGAACCGATGAAGGACGCACCCGCGGACGACCTGTTCGATGCACCTGCGGAACCCAAGCCAGCAGCCGACGATCCCTTCGGGGCTCCCGCCGAACCAAAGCCTGCTGCGGATGATCCTTTTGGCGCTCCCGCCGAACCGATGAAGGACGCACCCGCGGACGACCTGTTCGACGCGCCGGCCGACCCCAAACCGGCAGCCGACGATCCCTTCGGAGCTCCCGCCGAACCGATGACAGAAACGCCTGCCGACGACCTCTTCGGCGAGCCGAAGGCCGCTGAAGAACCCAAACCGGCAGCCGACGATCCCTTCGGAGCGGCACCGGCTGAACCGATGAAGGAAACGCCTGCGGACGATCCCTTTGGGGCCCCCGCTGAACCGAAGCCTGCCGCGGACGATCCGTTTGGAGCGGCACCGGCTGAACCGATGAAGGACGCGCCCGCGGACGACTTGTTTGGCGTTCCAGGTGAACCAACGCCTGCGGATCCGAGTGATTTGTTCGGAGAGCCCGCCAAACCTGCCGACGCCGCACCCGCGGACGATTTGTTTGGTGAACCTGCCAAGGAAGCCCCCATGGAAACCGACGACCTGTTTGGCGCCCCGCCCGCAGCAACCGATTCCGCGCCCGCAGACGACCTGTTCGGCACGCCACCGGCAGCAACCGAACCGGCTCCCGCGGACGATCTGTTCGGCACGCCTCCAGCAGACGACGCGGCTCCCGCAACGGAACCGGAACCTGCCGGTGGGCTCGACGACCTGTTTGGTGACCCCAAGCCGGCCGACGACAACAAAGAAGCGGCGGACGATCCGTTCGGCGACCTTTCGATGCGTGTCTGGAAGGACAACACCAGTACCTTTGAAACCGAAGGGCGACTGATCCTGATCGGAACCGATTTCGTGAAACTGCTGAAATCCAACGGTCGCACCTGCACCGTGCCGACGCGACGGTTGAGTCCTTTGGACGCGGATTACGTCGGACAGATCGCAAAATCGATCAACGGTCCAGTGATCCAACTGGTCAGCAACTAG
- a CDS encoding GNAT family N-acetyltransferase, with amino-acid sequence MPLADSPNQPSQSPSERNADVPPSSLPTAAGKHHVRSIHASCLDDGLVARWEELRSSNPALYSPFFSPEFTQAVNQVRDDCQVAIIEQAGIPIAFLPYHRSGRSLFPVGRTINDAHGPICGPGTTIDWRGLLTELDATGYEYHALFSSADDVQEHAFGWTKAFLCDLNASDLRYDLWLEQNRKTIFKQRRKTKKLIREEGPLRLEYASTDPAVLDRLIQLKREQYQRTRIFDIFSVDWIRSLLHLMLTRDGAVQGRLSAIYAGDQLVAMHMGMQEGKLLHYWFPVYDQDFSYASPGTALFLEIVRQAEANQIDKIDFGYGELPYKWTLNNVIDSVPHGAICVSPAAWHARRLRGGMMRTLKALPGKEWSKRLLRKVHPQFGRGSYH; translated from the coding sequence ATGCCCTTGGCCGACTCTCCCAACCAACCGTCCCAGTCGCCATCGGAACGCAACGCCGATGTTCCCCCATCGTCGTTGCCGACCGCGGCGGGAAAGCATCACGTCCGATCGATCCACGCAAGTTGCCTGGACGATGGATTGGTTGCCCGGTGGGAGGAATTGCGATCGAGCAATCCGGCCCTCTACAGCCCCTTCTTTTCGCCTGAGTTTACGCAAGCGGTCAACCAAGTTCGCGACGACTGCCAGGTCGCAATCATCGAACAGGCCGGCATTCCGATCGCCTTCCTTCCCTACCATCGCAGCGGCCGATCGCTGTTTCCCGTCGGTCGCACGATCAACGATGCTCACGGCCCCATCTGCGGCCCTGGCACGACGATCGATTGGCGTGGCTTGCTGACCGAACTCGATGCCACCGGATACGAATACCATGCCCTCTTCTCGTCGGCCGACGACGTTCAAGAGCACGCCTTTGGATGGACCAAAGCGTTTTTATGCGACCTGAATGCATCCGACCTTCGCTACGATCTCTGGCTGGAACAGAATCGGAAAACGATTTTTAAACAGCGACGCAAAACGAAGAAGTTGATTCGCGAGGAGGGACCGCTGCGGTTGGAGTATGCGTCGACCGACCCCGCCGTGCTCGATCGCTTGATCCAACTCAAACGCGAACAATATCAACGCACTCGGATTTTTGACATCTTCTCGGTCGATTGGATCCGCAGCCTCTTGCACCTGATGCTCACCCGCGACGGTGCCGTCCAAGGACGCCTTTCGGCGATCTACGCCGGAGACCAATTGGTCGCGATGCACATGGGAATGCAAGAAGGCAAGCTGCTGCATTATTGGTTCCCGGTATACGATCAGGACTTCAGCTACGCCTCCCCCGGCACCGCGTTGTTTTTAGAAATCGTTCGCCAGGCGGAAGCCAACCAGATCGACAAGATTGATTTTGGGTACGGTGAATTACCCTATAAATGGACACTCAACAACGTCATCGACAGTGTCCCCCACGGCGCGATCTGCGTCTCGCCCGCCGCATGGCACGCGAGGCGTCTACGCGGTGGGATGATGCGAACGCTCAAGGCGTTGCCCGGCAAGGAGTGGTCGAAGCGGCTGCTACGCAAAGTCCATCCACAGTTCGGCCGCGGCAGTTACCACTGA
- a CDS encoding outer membrane protein assembly factor BamB family protein: MKLLLRTCIALLMIFPVASADAEPWPGWRGPRGDGSSLESTPPTDWDGTTGKNIVWTKDLPGTGHGSPIVWNDKIFLVTCLEDQQDRQLLCLSTATGETLWESTVFNAPLETKHSLNSFASSTPVTDGDQVVAVFLEVDGSEAPAKNVGRARNLTPGKIVVAAYDLSGKQRWLARPGVFRSVHGFCSNPVLHDDLVIINGDHDGDSFLVALDRKTGQTVWKVPRRHQTRSYATPLIREVEGADQLVLPGSLAVTSFNPRDGATLWTVEGPTEQFVASPVYDGKHFFVTAGYPTHHVIAIRPDGRDDVSDSHVSWHSTDVRSYVPSPILAGPFLIVADDRGTANCYDTATGERFWNVRLGRKFSASPVVAAGKVFLLAEDGTMHIVQPGKEFQQIAEPQLGERAFASPAIADGRIYIRGEQRLFAIGEK; this comes from the coding sequence ATGAAACTTCTGCTGCGAACCTGCATCGCCCTTTTGATGATCTTTCCTGTCGCATCGGCGGACGCGGAACCGTGGCCAGGCTGGCGGGGGCCGCGCGGCGATGGCAGCAGCTTGGAATCGACGCCGCCGACCGATTGGGACGGCACGACGGGGAAGAACATCGTTTGGACGAAGGATTTGCCCGGCACGGGGCATGGATCGCCAATCGTCTGGAACGACAAGATCTTTCTTGTCACATGCCTCGAAGATCAGCAGGACCGCCAGTTGTTGTGTTTGAGCACGGCGACGGGGGAGACGCTTTGGGAATCGACCGTTTTCAACGCGCCGTTAGAAACGAAGCATTCGTTAAATAGCTTTGCCAGCAGCACACCAGTGACCGACGGCGATCAGGTCGTTGCCGTTTTCCTGGAGGTCGATGGCAGCGAGGCGCCGGCGAAAAACGTCGGCAGGGCACGCAACCTCACGCCGGGCAAGATCGTCGTCGCAGCGTACGATTTGTCCGGCAAACAGCGTTGGTTAGCGCGGCCGGGTGTCTTTCGCAGCGTCCACGGCTTTTGCAGCAATCCCGTTTTGCATGACGATCTCGTGATCATCAACGGAGATCACGATGGCGATTCGTTCCTGGTGGCCTTGGATCGCAAAACGGGGCAAACCGTCTGGAAGGTGCCGCGTCGGCATCAAACGCGCAGCTATGCGACGCCGCTGATCCGTGAGGTCGAAGGTGCGGATCAGCTTGTTTTGCCGGGCAGCTTGGCCGTCACCAGTTTCAATCCGCGCGATGGGGCGACGCTGTGGACGGTTGAAGGGCCGACCGAACAGTTCGTCGCGTCGCCGGTTTACGACGGCAAACACTTCTTCGTCACAGCGGGCTATCCAACGCATCACGTGATCGCGATCCGCCCCGACGGACGCGATGATGTCAGCGATTCGCATGTCAGTTGGCACAGCACCGACGTCCGCAGCTATGTCCCTTCGCCGATCTTGGCTGGACCGTTTTTGATCGTGGCCGACGATCGGGGGACAGCCAATTGTTACGACACGGCAACCGGGGAACGCTTCTGGAACGTGCGGTTGGGGCGCAAGTTTAGCGCCTCGCCAGTCGTGGCGGCTGGCAAGGTTTTCCTGTTGGCTGAAGATGGCACGATGCACATCGTGCAGCCGGGGAAAGAGTTCCAGCAGATCGCTGAACCGCAACTGGGCGAGCGGGCGTTTGCATCGCCAGCGATCGCCGATGGCCGAATCTACATTCGCGGTGAGCAACGGTTGTTTGCGATCGGAGAGAAGTAG
- the proB gene encoding glutamate 5-kinase, whose product MATDIHRIEALNAAKTLVVKVGTRVLTSPDGGLDRNRIAILAEQLCKVMDSGRTVVLVSSGAVGAGIGKLGLTERPRLLADLQAVAAIGQTDLIQAYEHAFAKHGRHAAQVLLTADDLRNRSSFLNLRNALRQIAAFRAIPIINENDSVAVEELMTTFGDNDRLAASVASLINDAMLVILTDIDGLHTCHPSDPNSKRMSTVETINHEVIAMACDTKSSVSKGGMSSKLVAAQIATSHGHSVIIGPGRDDRVLEKILAGESIGTLFQPEEKAIRGRLRWIDSAAALAGELHVDAGAARAVGDRGKSLLAIGIRRVEGVFDRGEVVAIVDPQGNEIARGLINYTSDEATKIIGLPSGQIADVLGHCPYDTVIHCDNIATNSGLPLPR is encoded by the coding sequence GTGGCAACCGACATCCATCGAATCGAAGCGCTCAACGCGGCAAAAACCTTGGTCGTTAAAGTCGGCACGCGTGTGCTGACATCTCCTGACGGCGGGCTCGACCGCAACCGAATCGCGATCCTCGCCGAACAATTATGCAAAGTCATGGACTCGGGGCGGACCGTCGTGCTGGTCAGCAGCGGTGCAGTCGGAGCGGGGATCGGCAAGCTGGGACTGACCGAACGTCCGCGATTGCTGGCCGACTTGCAAGCCGTGGCGGCGATCGGGCAAACCGATCTGATCCAAGCCTACGAGCACGCGTTCGCAAAACATGGGCGGCACGCGGCGCAGGTTCTACTGACCGCCGACGATCTGCGAAATCGCTCCAGCTTTTTGAACCTGCGGAATGCACTGCGTCAGATCGCGGCCTTTCGGGCGATTCCGATCATCAACGAAAACGACAGCGTTGCGGTCGAAGAACTGATGACCACCTTTGGCGACAACGATCGCTTGGCCGCTTCGGTTGCCAGTCTTATTAACGATGCGATGTTGGTGATCCTGACCGACATCGACGGCCTGCATACCTGCCACCCCAGCGATCCGAACAGCAAAAGGATGTCGACGGTTGAAACGATCAACCACGAGGTGATCGCGATGGCCTGCGACACAAAAAGCAGTGTCAGCAAGGGAGGGATGAGCAGCAAACTTGTCGCCGCTCAGATCGCCACCTCGCATGGCCACTCGGTGATCATCGGCCCCGGCCGCGATGATCGTGTGTTGGAAAAGATCTTGGCTGGCGAATCGATCGGAACGCTGTTTCAACCCGAAGAGAAAGCGATTCGCGGCCGGCTGCGGTGGATCGATTCGGCAGCGGCATTGGCGGGCGAACTGCACGTCGACGCAGGTGCCGCTCGCGCGGTAGGTGACCGAGGAAAGAGCCTGTTGGCGATCGGAATCCGCCGCGTCGAGGGAGTGTTTGATCGTGGCGAAGTCGTTGCCATCGTCGACCCTCAAGGAAATGAGATCGCTCGTGGTCTGATCAACTACACTTCCGACGAAGCGACAAAAATCATCGGCTTGCCCAGTGGCCAGATCGCCGACGTCCTAGGGCATTGTCCTTATGACACCGTGATCCACTGCGACAACATCGCCACCAACAGCGGTCTGCCGCTGCCACGCTAG
- the thiC gene encoding phosphomethylpyrimidine synthase ThiC, with protein sequence MDSPALPTLNVLNNAKRQDDFAGQSADGPDNADEIRAIENDPTLFPNSTRIYVAGEIHQGLKVPMREIRVSDTEHPNGKVEKNEAVRVYDCSGPWGDPEFQGDVTQGLPGLRRQWILDRCDVEEYTGRDVQPEDNGYLSEAHSEKYNELKKPKNKLKEYPGLRRKPLRAKGSTAADSDWHPVTQKWYADQGIITPEMEYVAIRENLGRKEEFKTIADKYPNLRDLPPEASDRIRQLCSTPEGYEMPRPSEIDPNQQVPRNRIDHQHPGQSWGAIIPTFITAEYVRSEIARGRAIIPVNVNHPENEPMIIGRNFLVKINANIGNSAVTSTIDEEVEKMRWATKWGADTVMDLSTGKNIHATREWIIRNSPVPIGTVPIYQALEKTGGQVEALTWELFRDTLIEQAEQGVDYFTIHAGVLKAFVPHTAKRMTGIVSRGGSIMAKWCIHHEKENFLYEHWDEICDICAAYDVSFSIGDGLRPGSIADANDYAQLAELEVQGELTKRAWAKGCQVMNEGPGHVPMHLIQENMQKQIEWCHEAPFYTLGPLTTDIAPGYDHFTSGIGAAQIGWYGCAMLCYVTPKEHLGLPDRNDVREGVVTYKIAAHAADLAKGHPAAQIRDNALSKARFEFRWRDQFALGLDPARAIEYHDETLPAEGAKSAHFCSMCGPTFCSMKITGDVRKYAQEQGIGSQDAAE encoded by the coding sequence ATGGATTCTCCGGCACTGCCAACGTTGAACGTGTTGAATAACGCCAAGCGGCAAGACGATTTTGCCGGGCAGTCTGCCGATGGCCCCGACAACGCGGATGAGATTCGAGCGATCGAAAACGATCCGACGTTGTTCCCGAATTCTACCCGTATCTACGTCGCGGGCGAGATTCACCAAGGACTGAAGGTGCCAATGCGGGAGATCCGTGTCTCGGACACCGAACACCCCAATGGCAAAGTCGAAAAGAACGAAGCGGTCCGCGTCTACGACTGCTCGGGCCCTTGGGGCGACCCCGAGTTTCAAGGCGATGTGACTCAAGGGCTTCCGGGATTGCGACGGCAGTGGATTTTGGACCGCTGCGATGTCGAGGAGTACACCGGGCGCGACGTACAGCCGGAAGACAACGGCTACCTCTCCGAAGCGCATTCGGAAAAGTACAACGAACTGAAAAAGCCCAAAAACAAGCTCAAGGAGTACCCTGGGCTTCGACGCAAACCGTTGCGTGCCAAGGGGAGCACCGCTGCCGATAGCGACTGGCATCCGGTGACGCAAAAGTGGTATGCCGATCAGGGAATCATCACGCCCGAGATGGAATACGTGGCCATCCGCGAAAACCTGGGACGCAAGGAGGAATTCAAAACGATCGCCGATAAGTATCCCAACCTTCGCGATCTCCCCCCCGAAGCGTCCGATCGCATTCGGCAATTGTGCTCCACGCCCGAGGGTTACGAAATGCCTCGGCCGTCGGAGATCGATCCCAACCAACAGGTCCCCCGCAATCGCATCGACCATCAGCATCCGGGACAGTCCTGGGGGGCGATAATTCCAACGTTCATCACCGCAGAGTATGTGCGTTCCGAAATCGCCCGAGGCCGCGCGATCATTCCGGTCAACGTCAACCATCCGGAAAACGAACCGATGATTATTGGCCGGAACTTCCTGGTCAAAATCAACGCCAACATCGGTAACTCCGCTGTCACCTCGACGATCGACGAAGAAGTCGAGAAGATGCGTTGGGCGACCAAGTGGGGGGCTGATACCGTCATGGATCTCTCGACCGGAAAGAACATCCATGCGACGCGTGAGTGGATCATTCGCAACAGTCCAGTGCCGATCGGAACGGTTCCCATCTATCAGGCTCTGGAGAAAACCGGCGGGCAGGTGGAAGCGCTGACCTGGGAATTGTTTCGCGATACCTTGATCGAGCAAGCCGAACAAGGGGTTGATTACTTTACCATTCACGCTGGGGTTCTGAAGGCATTCGTTCCGCACACCGCCAAACGGATGACCGGAATCGTCTCTCGTGGTGGCTCCATCATGGCCAAGTGGTGCATTCACCACGAGAAGGAGAACTTTCTCTACGAGCATTGGGACGAGATTTGCGACATTTGCGCCGCCTATGATGTCAGCTTCTCGATCGGCGACGGCCTGCGTCCCGGCTCAATCGCCGACGCAAACGACTACGCTCAACTTGCCGAATTGGAAGTCCAGGGTGAGCTGACCAAGCGCGCTTGGGCCAAGGGCTGTCAAGTGATGAACGAGGGGCCGGGGCACGTGCCCATGCACCTGATTCAAGAGAATATGCAGAAGCAGATCGAGTGGTGTCACGAAGCCCCTTTCTACACGCTTGGCCCACTCACGACCGATATCGCTCCAGGTTACGATCACTTTACCTCGGGGATCGGAGCGGCCCAGATCGGCTGGTACGGCTGTGCCATGCTCTGCTACGTGACTCCCAAAGAACACTTGGGTCTACCCGATCGCAACGATGTCCGCGAAGGTGTGGTGACCTACAAGATCGCCGCCCACGCAGCGGATTTGGCCAAGGGGCATCCGGCGGCTCAAATCCGCGACAACGCCCTCTCCAAGGCTCGGTTTGAGTTTCGGTGGCGCGATCAATTTGCCCTCGGTCTCGATCCGGCTCGTGCCATCGAGTACCACGATGAAACGTTGCCAGCCGAAGGGGCCAAGTCGGCTCACTTTTGCTCCATGTGTGGTCCGACGTTTTGTTCGATGAAGATCACCGGTGACGTTCGCAAATACGCTCAAGAGCAAGGCATCGGCTCACAAGACGCCGCGGAATAG
- a CDS encoding DUF1501 domain-containing protein translates to MNFSRRQLLKTTGAGFGSLALTSLLADESAGSNQPGLSGSEQAPHFPPRARRVIFLFMKGGPSHMDTFDYKPQLQKDDGKPLPFEKPRVQFAPTGNLLGSPWKFKQYGESGIAVSELFPHVAECVDDLCIINSMYGSNAAHGGASLKIHTGSDVFVRPSMGSWISYGLGTENQNLPGFITICPTLAHGGTKNWSSAFLPASHTGIPLGNASQPSDQARVKYMQNADLDRASQRMQLELMQSMNQNFLDSTGPDSALEARIKSFELAFRMQTEMPDALDLAAETQTMHNLYGLDDPKTADFGRQCLMARRFVERGVRFVQITHSNTEVQWDQHGSLRKGHEQNAKEVDKPIAGLLRDLKARGLLKDTLVLWGGEFGRTPTCQGAGNDGRDHNPDGFTMWMSGAGVKGGIQYGATDEYGYYASVDKVHVHDLHATMLHLLGLDHTRLTYRHAGRDFRLTDVAGKVVKGILA, encoded by the coding sequence ATGAATTTTTCACGACGACAACTATTGAAGACGACTGGAGCGGGCTTCGGATCGCTGGCCCTGACATCGCTTTTGGCCGACGAGTCGGCGGGGAGCAATCAGCCGGGACTATCGGGATCCGAACAGGCGCCTCACTTTCCGCCGCGGGCCCGCCGGGTGATCTTCCTGTTCATGAAAGGTGGTCCATCGCACATGGACACCTTCGATTACAAGCCGCAGTTGCAGAAGGACGATGGCAAGCCGTTGCCCTTCGAAAAACCGCGGGTCCAATTTGCACCGACCGGCAATCTGCTAGGATCGCCGTGGAAGTTCAAACAGTATGGCGAGAGTGGGATCGCGGTCAGCGAGCTGTTCCCGCATGTTGCCGAGTGTGTCGACGATCTGTGCATTATCAATTCGATGTACGGTTCCAATGCGGCGCACGGCGGGGCGAGTCTGAAGATCCACACCGGCAGCGACGTGTTCGTTCGTCCCAGCATGGGATCGTGGATCTCTTACGGCTTGGGGACGGAAAATCAGAATCTGCCCGGCTTCATAACGATCTGCCCGACGTTGGCTCATGGCGGCACGAAAAACTGGAGTTCCGCCTTCCTGCCAGCCAGCCACACGGGAATCCCGTTGGGGAACGCCAGTCAGCCGTCGGACCAGGCACGGGTCAAATACATGCAGAACGCCGATCTCGACCGAGCGAGCCAGCGGATGCAATTGGAACTGATGCAATCGATGAACCAGAACTTCCTCGATTCGACCGGTCCCGATTCGGCGCTCGAAGCGCGAATCAAATCGTTCGAACTGGCGTTCCGAATGCAAACCGAGATGCCCGACGCATTGGATCTCGCGGCCGAGACGCAGACGATGCACAATCTGTATGGTTTGGACGATCCGAAGACCGCCGACTTTGGCCGCCAGTGCCTGATGGCGCGGCGGTTTGTCGAGCGCGGCGTGCGGTTTGTGCAAATCACGCACAGCAACACCGAAGTCCAATGGGATCAGCACGGTTCGCTGCGGAAGGGGCACGAGCAGAATGCAAAAGAAGTCGATAAACCGATCGCCGGTCTTTTGCGCGATCTCAAGGCACGCGGCCTATTAAAGGATACGTTGGTCTTGTGGGGAGGCGAATTTGGACGGACGCCGACCTGCCAAGGGGCCGGCAACGACGGTCGCGACCACAATCCCGATGGCTTCACGATGTGGATGTCCGGCGCCGGCGTTAAAGGCGGCATTCAGTACGGTGCGACCGATGAATACGGGTATTATGCCTCCGTCGACAAGGTCCACGTTCACGATCTGCATGCCACGATGCTGCATCTGTTGGGCTTGGATCACACGCGACTGACCTACCGCCATGCGGGCCGCGATTTCCGGCTGACCGATGTCGCGGGGAAGGTCGTCAAAGGAATTTTGGCGTAG